In Clostridium sp. DL-VIII, the following proteins share a genomic window:
- a CDS encoding energy-coupling factor transporter ATPase, with protein sequence MSIKVENLTHIYAPKSPFEKIALNDVSLEIKDGEFVALIGHTGSGKSTLIQHFNGLLEATSGKIIVDGVDITSKSAKLIDIRKKVGLVFQYPEYQIFEETIAKDIEFGPKNLGLSDEEIKDRVIESMKMVGLDYETYKDKSPFDLSGGQKRRVAIAGVIAMKPTTLILDEPTAGLDPKGRDDILNQISKLHKDYNMTIIIVSHSMEDVAKIAERVIVMNHGGVALQGTPAEVFKEIDMLEEIGLGVPQVTYLVRELRKKGFNISDNVFTIEEAKKELLSILNKNKVREE encoded by the coding sequence ATGTCAATTAAAGTAGAAAATTTAACACATATATATGCGCCTAAAAGCCCTTTTGAAAAGATTGCCTTGAATGATGTATCTTTAGAGATAAAAGATGGGGAATTTGTGGCACTAATTGGGCACACTGGTTCAGGTAAATCAACATTAATTCAGCATTTTAATGGATTATTAGAAGCTACTAGCGGAAAAATAATTGTAGATGGAGTAGATATTACAAGTAAGAGCGCTAAATTAATTGATATTAGGAAAAAAGTTGGATTAGTATTTCAATATCCAGAATATCAGATTTTTGAAGAGACTATAGCTAAAGACATTGAATTTGGACCTAAAAATTTGGGACTCTCTGATGAAGAAATTAAAGATAGAGTGATTGAATCTATGAAAATGGTTGGTCTTGACTACGAAACATATAAGGATAAATCGCCATTTGATTTGAGCGGAGGTCAAAAAAGAAGAGTTGCCATAGCTGGTGTAATAGCTATGAAACCTACAACTTTAATTTTAGATGAGCCTACAGCAGGCCTAGATCCTAAAGGTAGAGACGATATTTTAAATCAAATAAGTAAGTTACATAAAGACTATAATATGACAATAATTATAGTCAGCCATAGTATGGAGGATGTTGCAAAAATTGCGGAAAGAGTTATTGTAATGAATCATGGCGGAGTAGCATTACAAGGAACACCGGCAGAAGTATTTAAGGAAATTGATATGCTTGAAGAAATAGGTCTTGGTGTACCGCAGGTAACATATTTGGTTAGGGAGTTAAGGAAGAAGGGTTTTAATATTTCAGATAATGTATTTACAATAGAAGAAGCTAAGAAAGAACTCTTGTCCATTCTAAATAAAAATAAGGTAAGAGAGGAGTAG
- the truA gene encoding tRNA pseudouridine(38-40) synthase TruA, which translates to MRNIKLIIEFDGSNFCGWQRQPKGRTVQKVIETAIYKATGEEIQINGSSRTDAGVHAREMVANFFTDSTIPGDKFREAINTRLPEDVSIIKSEEVDQEFHARYSSKGKTYSYTIVNRSERLSLGHQYLYHYKYRLDVDKMRKACNYFIGKHDFKAFMSPGSSIKTTIRTITELYIEQDGEKIKIFITADGFLYNMVRIIVGTLIKVGNEKLEVEDIEDIIIEGNRKRAGMCVPPNGLILEKVFY; encoded by the coding sequence ATGAGAAATATAAAATTAATAATTGAATTTGATGGGAGTAACTTTTGTGGATGGCAAAGGCAGCCTAAGGGAAGAACTGTTCAGAAGGTAATAGAAACAGCTATATATAAAGCAACAGGCGAAGAAATTCAGATTAATGGAAGTTCTAGAACTGATGCAGGAGTCCATGCAAGGGAAATGGTTGCAAATTTCTTCACTGATAGCACAATACCTGGAGATAAGTTTAGAGAGGCTATAAATACAAGGTTACCAGAGGATGTATCTATAATCAAATCAGAAGAAGTGGATCAAGAGTTTCATGCTAGATACTCATCAAAAGGTAAAACATATTCATATACAATTGTGAATAGAAGTGAAAGATTATCTTTGGGGCATCAATACTTATATCATTATAAGTATAGGTTAGATGTAGATAAAATGAGAAAAGCCTGTAATTATTTTATAGGTAAGCATGATTTTAAGGCATTTATGTCTCCGGGGAGTTCTATAAAAACTACTATAAGAACAATTACAGAACTTTATATAGAACAAGACGGAGAAAAAATAAAGATATTTATAACAGCTGATGGTTTTTTATATAATATGGTAAGAATAATAGTAGGAACCTTAATAAAGGTCGGAAATGAGAAATTAGAAGTAGAAGATATAGAAGATATAATAATAGAAGGAAATAGAAAACGTGCAGGAATGTGTGTGCCGCCAAATGGATTAATACTAGAAAAAGTTTTTTATTAA
- the rpsD gene encoding 30S ribosomal protein S4, whose translation MARYTGATCRLCRREGMKLFLKGDRCFTDKCAFVRRSYAPGQHGSNKKKVSNYGVQLREKQKARRIYGILEGQFRTYYEKAEHIKGITGENLLRLLEMRLDNVVYRLGYGASRNEARQLVTHGHFLVNGKKVDICSYNVSVNDVITVCEKSRSSEKFKTFVENPKTLPKWLEANVDNYEGKVVAEPSREDIDVPVNETLIVELYSK comes from the coding sequence ATGGCAAGATATACTGGCGCTACATGTAGATTATGTAGAAGAGAAGGTATGAAACTTTTCCTTAAGGGTGATAGATGTTTTACAGATAAATGTGCTTTTGTTAGAAGAAGCTATGCACCAGGGCAACATGGGTCAAACAAAAAGAAAGTATCGAACTATGGTGTTCAATTAAGAGAAAAGCAAAAAGCAAGAAGAATTTATGGCATATTAGAAGGCCAATTTAGAACATATTATGAAAAAGCTGAGCATATAAAAGGTATTACAGGTGAAAACTTACTTAGATTACTAGAAATGAGACTTGATAACGTAGTTTATAGATTAGGTTATGGTGCATCAAGAAATGAGGCTAGACAATTAGTAACTCATGGACATTTCTTAGTAAATGGTAAGAAAGTTGATATTTGTTCATACAATGTTTCAGTTAATGATGTAATTACTGTATGCGAAAAGAGCAGATCAAGTGAAAAGTTCAAGACTTTTGTTGAAAATCCAAAGACTTTACCAAAATGGTTAGAAGCTAATGTTGATAACTATGAAGGAAAGGTAGTTGCAGAGCCATCAAGAGAAGATATAGATGTGCCTGTTAACGAAACACTTATTGTTGAGTTATACAGTAAATAA
- a CDS encoding energy-coupling factor transporter transmembrane component T has protein sequence MLKNITIGQYLPGESFIHKLDPRTKILISIFFIVCLFIIDKFIGYTAIVVFLLAIILVAKIPFRFIFNGLKPVFLLIALTAILNIFMVRGAEGTEIFSMGFLKVYPEGLNTAIFMAIRLVLLIVGTSLLTLTTSPIELTDGIEKLLKPIGKEIAHELAMMMTIALRFIPTLIDETDKIMKAQKARGADFESGGIIKKAKSLVPLLVPLFISSFRRADELAMAMEARGYRGGAGRTRMKVLKFSSRDTISFAISGLLFLWCLTVRFILT, from the coding sequence ATGTTGAAGAATATCACAATAGGGCAGTACTTGCCGGGTGAATCGTTTATTCACAAGTTAGATCCTAGAACGAAGATTTTAATATCTATATTTTTTATTGTGTGCCTATTTATTATAGACAAATTTATTGGATATACGGCTATAGTTGTATTTTTGCTTGCGATAATTCTAGTAGCAAAAATTCCATTTAGGTTTATTTTTAATGGATTAAAACCTGTTTTTTTATTGATTGCTCTAACTGCTATTTTAAATATATTTATGGTTAGAGGTGCAGAAGGAACTGAAATATTTAGTATGGGTTTCTTAAAAGTATATCCAGAAGGATTGAATACAGCAATATTTATGGCTATAAGATTAGTCTTATTAATAGTAGGAACATCATTACTAACATTAACTACATCTCCTATTGAATTAACAGATGGAATTGAAAAGCTACTTAAGCCAATTGGAAAAGAAATAGCGCATGAATTAGCTATGATGATGACGATAGCATTAAGATTTATCCCTACATTAATTGATGAAACGGATAAGATAATGAAGGCACAGAAGGCTAGAGGCGCTGATTTTGAATCAGGTGGAATCATAAAGAAAGCTAAGAGTTTAGTACCATTATTAGTACCGTTATTTATAAGTTCGTTTAGAAGAGCTGATGAGTTAGCTATGGCTATGGAAGCAAGAGGATATAGAGGTGGAGCAGGAAGAACTAGAATGAAAGTATTAAAGTTTTCATCTAGGGATACAATATCATTTGCTATATCCGGATTACTGTTTTTATGGTGCTTGACAGTTAGATTTATATTAACATAG
- the cwlD gene encoding N-acetylmuramoyl-L-alanine amidase CwlD encodes MRIKKVVILFCICCLIFGVPMKANSEETKEQKIILIDPGHGGIDGGARSKNGTIEKNINLMISEKLKKELEDSGYVVYLTREGDTELDAKKVKDLNARCQMKKDTKCDVFISIHQNMFPQSSCFGAQVWYAANDNSKLVAENIQNSLKDTIDDKNKRVAKAAEKQYRILRDGYEGACVIVECGFLSNYEEEQRLKTDDHQIKIAKGIASGVNKYFESKSS; translated from the coding sequence ATGAGAATTAAAAAGGTAGTTATATTATTTTGCATATGTTGTTTGATATTTGGAGTTCCAATGAAAGCTAATTCAGAAGAAACTAAAGAACAAAAGATAATATTAATAGATCCAGGCCATGGAGGAATTGATGGAGGAGCAAGATCTAAAAATGGAACTATAGAAAAAAATATAAATTTGATGATATCTGAAAAATTAAAAAAAGAGTTAGAAGATTCAGGATATGTAGTTTACTTAACAAGGGAAGGAGATACTGAGTTAGATGCTAAAAAGGTTAAGGATTTAAATGCACGATGTCAGATGAAGAAAGATACTAAGTGTGATGTATTTATTTCTATACATCAGAATATGTTTCCACAAAGTAGCTGCTTTGGAGCACAAGTTTGGTATGCAGCTAATGATAATAGTAAGCTTGTAGCAGAAAATATTCAAAATTCATTGAAAGATACAATAGATGATAAAAACAAAAGAGTTGCTAAGGCGGCTGAAAAACAATATAGAATATTGAGAGATGGATATGAAGGAGCTTGCGTCATTGTTGAATGTGGTTTTTTATCTAATTATGAGGAGGAGCAGAGATTAAAAACAGATGATCATCAAATTAAAATTGCAAAAGGTATAGCAAGTGGTGTTAATAAGTACTTTGAAAGTAAAAGTTCTTAG
- a CDS encoding fumarate hydratase, which yields MREVNVELIRDAVKKLAIEANYFLGTDIKEALLKSKKEETWKLATEVLDKIIINSEIASNEEMPMCQDTGMACVFIEVGQDVHLIGGRLEDAINEGVRRGYEEGFLRKSVVEDPLRRVNTKDNTPAIIYYDIVDGDKVKITLAPKGFGSENMSKIGMLKPSDGLDGVKKFIIDTVRAAGPNPCPPMVIGVGIGGTFDKAAYLAKKALLRPINIRNKDEFYKKLEVELLEKVNELGIGPQGFGGKTTALGLNIETYPTHIAGLPVAVNINCHATRHKEVII from the coding sequence ATGCGAGAAGTTAATGTTGAACTTATTAGAGATGCAGTGAAAAAATTAGCAATTGAAGCAAATTATTTTTTAGGGACAGATATTAAAGAGGCATTATTGAAATCTAAGAAGGAAGAAACTTGGAAACTTGCAACTGAAGTTTTAGATAAAATAATTATTAACTCCGAAATTGCAAGTAATGAAGAAATGCCAATGTGCCAAGATACAGGAATGGCATGTGTTTTCATTGAAGTAGGACAAGATGTACATTTAATCGGAGGAAGACTTGAAGATGCTATTAACGAAGGTGTGAGAAGAGGATACGAGGAAGGCTTTTTAAGGAAGTCAGTTGTAGAAGATCCACTAAGGAGAGTAAACACAAAAGATAATACACCAGCTATAATCTATTATGATATAGTAGATGGAGATAAAGTTAAGATTACCTTAGCGCCAAAAGGTTTTGGATCAGAGAATATGAGTAAAATAGGAATGTTAAAGCCATCTGATGGATTAGATGGTGTTAAAAAGTTTATAATAGATACAGTTAGAGCAGCAGGACCTAATCCATGTCCGCCAATGGTTATAGGTGTTGGAATAGGGGGAACCTTTGATAAGGCTGCTTATCTTGCTAAAAAGGCATTACTTAGACCTATTAATATAAGAAATAAAGATGAGTTTTATAAAAAATTAGAGGTTGAATTATTAGAAAAAGTAAATGAATTAGGTATAGGACCACAAGGATTTGGAGGAAAAACTACCGCATTAGGATTAAACATTGAAACTTACCCGACACATATAGCAGGATTACCTGTTGCAGTAAATATAAATTGCCATGCTACACGACATAAAGAAGTGATAATATAA
- the rpsI gene encoding 30S ribosomal protein S9, translating into MAKVQYMGTGRRKKSVARVRLVPGNGKVVVNKREIEEFFGLETLRVIVNQPLVLTGTKDKFDVLVNVHGGGFTGQAGAIRHGIARALVKSDEALKTEIKKAGFLTRDSRMKERKKYGLKKARKASQFSKR; encoded by the coding sequence ATGGCAAAAGTTCAATACATGGGAACTGGAAGAAGAAAGAAATCAGTTGCAAGAGTAAGACTTGTACCAGGAAATGGTAAGGTTGTTGTAAATAAAAGAGAAATAGAAGAATTTTTTGGTTTAGAAACATTAAGAGTTATCGTAAACCAACCATTAGTTCTAACAGGAACTAAGGATAAGTTTGACGTTTTAGTAAATGTTCACGGTGGTGGATTTACAGGTCAAGCAGGAGCTATCAGACACGGTATTGCTAGAGCACTAGTTAAATCTGATGAAGCTTTAAAGACAGAAATAAAGAAGGCTGGATTCTTAACTAGAGATTCAAGAATGAAAGAAAGAAAGAAATACGGTCTTAAAAAAGCAAGAAAAGCTTCACAATTCTCAAAGAGATAA
- a CDS encoding Fe-S-containing hydro-lyase: protein MEIKLKTPLTEDKILNLKAGDSVLLSGVIYSARDAAHKRLIELLNDGKELPLDIKDETIYYVGPSPAKPGKVIGSAGPTTSYRMDAYAPTLLDLGLKGMIGKGARNAEVIEAIKRNKAVYFGAIGGAAALIGKSIVKSEVIAYEDLGAEAIRKMEVKDMPLVVIIDAEGNNLYEIGQQEYLDSSK from the coding sequence ATGGAGATTAAGTTAAAAACACCTCTTACAGAAGATAAGATATTAAACTTAAAGGCAGGGGATAGTGTTTTATTAAGTGGAGTAATTTATTCTGCTAGAGATGCCGCACATAAAAGACTGATAGAATTATTGAATGATGGAAAAGAGCTACCTTTAGATATAAAGGATGAGACTATATATTATGTTGGACCTTCACCAGCAAAACCAGGAAAGGTAATAGGCTCAGCAGGGCCTACAACTAGTTATAGAATGGATGCTTATGCACCAACGTTACTGGACCTAGGGTTAAAAGGAATGATTGGTAAAGGTGCAAGAAATGCTGAGGTAATAGAGGCAATAAAGAGAAATAAAGCAGTTTACTTTGGTGCTATAGGTGGAGCAGCTGCATTAATTGGGAAGAGTATTGTAAAGTCTGAAGTAATTGCATATGAGGACTTAGGTGCTGAAGCTATAAGAAAGATGGAAGTAAAAGATATGCCATTAGTTGTTATTATAGATGCAGAAGGAAACAATTTATATGAGATTGGACAGCAGGAGTATCTAGACTCGAGTAAATAG
- the rplQ gene encoding 50S ribosomal protein L17, whose amino-acid sequence MASHRKLGLPTDQRRAMLRNLVTSLLKHGKIETTETRAKETRSIAEKMITLGKRGDLHARRQVLSYVQEELVVKNLFDNVAPKYTERNGGYTRMIKKGPRRGDGAEIVILELV is encoded by the coding sequence ATGGCAAGTCATCGTAAATTAGGTCTTCCTACAGACCAAAGAAGAGCTATGCTAAGAAATCTTGTTACTAGTCTATTAAAACATGGTAAAATCGAGACAACTGAAACAAGAGCTAAAGAAACTAGATCAATAGCAGAAAAAATGATTACTCTTGGAAAAAGAGGAGATCTTCATGCTAGAAGACAAGTTTTATCTTATGTTCAAGAAGAATTAGTTGTTAAGAATTTATTTGATAATGTAGCTCCAAAGTATACTGAAAGAAATGGCGGATATACAAGAATGATTAAAAAAGGTCCTAGAAGAGGGGACGGAGCTGAGATAGTAATACTTGAATTAGTATAA
- a CDS encoding energy-coupling factor transporter ATPase has protein sequence MSDAMVKCTNVSFKYIKDSDGVKEEKYAVKDVNLSVKKGEFLVILGHNGSGKSTIAKHMNALVVPTEGTVVVDGLDTTDPDNVWNIRSKAGMVFQNPDNQLVATIVEEDVAFGPENLGVEPSEIRKRVDESLEKVGMSKYKKHAPHLLSGGQKQRIAIAGILAIQPECIIFDEPTAMLDPLGRKEVLKTIRDLNEKHGITIVLITHYMDEAAQADRIIVMDGGSVMMEGTPREIFPQVERMKKIGLDVPQVTELAYELKKAGININEKILNVDEMVNELCQLK, from the coding sequence ATGAGTGATGCAATGGTAAAATGCACAAATGTATCTTTTAAATATATAAAAGACTCAGATGGAGTTAAAGAAGAAAAGTATGCAGTAAAGGATGTCAATTTAAGTGTAAAAAAAGGTGAATTTTTAGTTATATTAGGGCATAATGGATCAGGAAAATCAACAATAGCTAAGCATATGAATGCATTGGTAGTACCTACAGAAGGTACAGTAGTTGTCGATGGACTCGATACAACTGATCCAGATAATGTATGGAATATTCGGTCTAAAGCTGGAATGGTATTTCAGAATCCAGATAATCAATTAGTTGCTACAATAGTTGAAGAGGATGTAGCCTTTGGACCTGAAAACCTAGGAGTTGAGCCATCAGAAATAAGAAAAAGAGTTGATGAAAGTTTAGAAAAAGTTGGGATGAGCAAGTATAAAAAGCATGCACCACATCTTTTATCTGGAGGACAGAAGCAAAGAATTGCAATAGCAGGAATTCTTGCCATACAACCTGAATGTATAATTTTTGATGAACCAACAGCCATGTTAGATCCACTAGGAAGAAAAGAGGTTCTAAAAACTATTAGAGATCTTAATGAGAAACATGGTATTACTATAGTTCTAATAACTCACTATATGGATGAAGCTGCACAAGCAGATAGAATCATAGTAATGGATGGTGGAAGTGTTATGATGGAAGGTACGCCAAGAGAAATATTCCCACAGGTAGAGCGCATGAAAAAGATAGGATTAGATGTTCCGCAGGTAACAGAATTAGCTTATGAATTAAAAAAGGCAGGAATAAATATAAATGAAAAAATATTAAATGTAGATGAGATGGTGAATGAATTATGTCAATTAAAGTAG
- the rpsK gene encoding 30S ribosomal protein S11, whose translation MAAQKVKKTRRRKERKNVEHGAAHIKSTFNNSIVTLTDAVGNALSWSSAGALGFRGSRKSTPFAAQMAAETAAKVAMEHGLKSIEVYVKGPGSGREAAIRSLQAAGLEVTLIKDVTPIPHNGCRPPKRRRV comes from the coding sequence ATGGCAGCTCAAAAAGTAAAGAAGACTAGAAGAAGAAAAGAAAGAAAAAATGTTGAGCATGGTGCTGCACACATTAAGTCAACTTTTAATAATTCAATAGTTACTTTAACAGATGCAGTAGGAAATGCTTTATCATGGTCAAGTGCAGGAGCACTAGGCTTTAGAGGATCAAGAAAGAGTACACCATTTGCAGCTCAAATGGCAGCAGAAACTGCAGCTAAAGTAGCAATGGAACACGGCTTAAAAAGTATAGAGGTTTATGTTAAAGGACCTGGTTCAGGAAGAGAAGCAGCTATAAGATCCTTACAAGCAGCAGGATTAGAAGTAACTTTAATAAAAGATGTTACTCCAATACCACATAATGGTTGTAGACCACCAAAGAGAAGAAGAGTCTAA
- the rplM gene encoding 50S ribosomal protein L13 → MKSYIAKASEIERKWYVVDAAGKPLGRVASQVASILRGKNKPIFTPNVDCGDFVIVINAEKVVLTGKKLDQKLMRKHSLYPGGLKETPYRVVLDKKPEFAFEEAVRRMLPNGVLGRQMLKKLNVYRGAEHNHAAQKPEVLELRY, encoded by the coding sequence ATGAAATCATACATTGCTAAAGCAAGTGAAATCGAAAGAAAATGGTATGTTGTTGATGCTGCTGGTAAGCCACTAGGTAGAGTTGCTAGCCAAGTTGCTTCAATTTTAAGAGGTAAAAATAAGCCAATATTTACACCTAACGTTGACTGCGGAGACTTCGTTATCGTAATTAACGCAGAAAAAGTAGTTTTAACTGGTAAGAAGTTAGATCAAAAATTAATGAGAAAGCATAGTCTTTATCCAGGCGGATTAAAAGAAACTCCATATAGAGTAGTATTAGATAAGAAACCTGAATTCGCTTTTGAAGAAGCTGTTAGAAGAATGCTTCCAAATGGTGTATTAGGAAGACAAATGTTAAAGAAACTAAACGTATATAGAGGTGCTGAACATAATCATGCAGCTCAAAAACCAGAAGTACTAGAATTAAGATACTAA
- a CDS encoding DNA-directed RNA polymerase subunit alpha, producing MLEIEKPIIECIEANEDGTYGKYVVEPLERGYGITLGNALRRILLSSLPGVAATSVKIDGVLHEFSTVQGVKEDITELILNIKSLALRMNGEGPKVIYIDAKGPGEVTGADIKTDGDVEVVNKNLHIATLDNDGRLYMELTVNKGRGYVTQNKNKSEELPISAIAVDSIYTPVKRVNFTVDNTRVGQITDYDKLTLEIWTNGTIKIDEAISLSAKILIEHFKLFMSLTDNTNDVEIMIEKEDDKKEKVLEMTVEELDLSVRSYNCLKRAGINTVQELATKSMDDMMKVRNLGKKSLEEVERKLKELGLALKLTEE from the coding sequence ATGTTAGAAATCGAAAAGCCAATAATAGAATGTATAGAAGCTAATGAAGATGGTACTTATGGTAAGTATGTTGTTGAGCCACTAGAAAGAGGATATGGTATTACATTAGGAAATGCCCTAAGAAGAATATTATTATCATCTCTTCCTGGAGTTGCAGCAACCTCTGTCAAAATTGATGGAGTACTTCATGAGTTTTCTACCGTTCAAGGAGTTAAAGAAGACATTACTGAATTAATTCTTAACATTAAATCATTAGCTCTAAGAATGAATGGTGAAGGTCCAAAAGTTATTTATATTGATGCTAAAGGACCAGGTGAAGTTACTGGAGCTGATATAAAGACTGATGGAGATGTTGAAGTTGTTAATAAGAATTTACATATTGCAACTTTAGATAACGATGGAAGACTTTATATGGAATTAACAGTTAATAAGGGAAGAGGATATGTCACTCAAAATAAAAATAAGAGTGAAGAATTACCAATTTCAGCTATAGCAGTTGATTCTATTTATACACCAGTAAAAAGAGTTAATTTTACTGTTGATAATACAAGAGTTGGTCAAATTACTGATTATGATAAATTAACTTTAGAAATTTGGACTAATGGAACTATAAAAATAGATGAAGCCATTAGTTTATCAGCAAAAATACTTATTGAACACTTTAAATTATTCATGTCATTAACAGATAATACCAATGATGTTGAAATAATGATAGAAAAAGAAGACGATAAGAAAGAAAAAGTCCTAGAAATGACTGTAGAAGAACTTGACTTATCAGTTAGATCATATAACTGTTTAAAGAGAGCCGGAATTAATACAGTCCAAGAACTTGCTACAAAATCTATGGATGATATGATGAAAGTAAGGAATCTAGGAAAGAAATCTTTAGAAGAAGTTGAAAGAAAGCTTAAAGAATTAGGTTTAGCCCTAAAACTAACCGAGGAGTAA